The Candidatus Brocadiaceae bacterium genome includes the window CAGGATGACCGCATGGCCGCGAAGGGCGCGGATCCGCGACAGCACCGGGCGGATGTCGGTCGTTCCGGCGCCGGCCGGCGCACAGAGGGCGCGGCTCACAATGCTGAGGACATGGCGCTCGCCGCTGCGGCACGGGATCGCGCGCACCGCGTCTCCCCCGAAGAGGAACGCGCCAACCCTGTCCCCACTGCCCGCCGCCGCCAGGCCCACGGCCGCCGCCAGGGTGCAGGCCGCCTCGCGGGGCGTCCGCCCGGCTGCGCGCACGTCCATCGAGGCGCTCACGTCCATGGCGATGACGACGTTGACCTGCCGCTCCTCGGCATACCGGCGGACGTACGGGCGCGCACGCCCGGCGCTGGCCGGCCAGTCGATGCGCCGCACGTCGTCGCCCGGCTCGTAAGGCGTCAGCTCCAGAAACTCCAGGCCCGACCCGCCGACGGCGCTGCGATAGGCGCCCGCCAGCGCCGTGCGCACGCGGCGCAGAACGTGCAGGCGCAGCCGGCGAACGCGCGCAAAGACGTCCGGCGGCACGAGGGGCACGCAATCAGACATCCCCGGCCTCCCGGATGGGGGAGAGTGCCTCCGCCCCGCCGGATGCCGTCAGCTCCACCACCACGGCCTCCGGAGGACAGAGGAGACGGAAGGGGGTGGCCGGGGAGGCCCCCAGGCCGTTGCCGAGCACATAGGTCGTGGGGCCGCTGCGGAAGGCGCCGCTGGCCAGGCGCCCGGGCAGGGTGGAACGCGTCACCAGGGCCCCGACGATGGGAAAGCGCACCTGTCCTCCGTGGGTGTGCCCGCAGAACGCCAGGCACGCGCCGCGCCGGCCGGTCTCTTCGCGCACATCCGGGCTGTGGGAGAGCACAACGACGGGCAGGCCGGACGGAACGCCCGCCCAGGCCGCCGAGTGGTCCGGCTCCTCCACAAACGCGTCCTGGAGCCCGACGATCGCCAGGCCGACGCCCTCCTCCGTGCGCACGACGCACGACTCGTCCTCCAGCACCCGCACCGAACCGGCGGCGAGCGCCTGCTTCACGTCCGCGGCCGGATTTGCCCGCGAACGCTTCCTGCGCCTCCACCGGGGCAGCAGGCGCATATAGGCTTCGGAGACGCCGTAGCGCCAGTAATCGTGCCCGGCCAGCACGGCGAAGGAGCCCAACCGCGGCTGGAAGACCCGCACGGCCCGGGCCAGGCTGCCCACGCCGCCCGCCCGGTCGATCAGGTCGCCGGTCCAGACGACCAGATCGTACGGTTCGCGTCGGGCCAGGTCCTCCAGGAAGCGCAGGATCGGCTCGTCGCGGCCGTGGAAGTGCGTATCGCTCAGGTGGAGCACCTTCAGGGCGGGCAGCCCCAGCGCCGCCGCATCGAATCGGAAACGGCGGGTCCGGAAGCGGCGGGGCTCGACCCAAACCGCCCAGACGGCCACGGCCAGGCCCGCAAGCAGGGCCGGGAGCAGGATCGCTGCGGGAATGGTCATGG containing:
- a CDS encoding DUF58 domain-containing protein; translated protein: MSDCVPLVPPDVFARVRRLRLHVLRRVRTALAGAYRSAVGGSGLEFLELTPYEPGDDVRRIDWPASAGRARPYVRRYAEERQVNVVIAMDVSASMDVRAAGRTPREAACTLAAAVGLAAAGSGDRVGAFLFGGDAVRAIPCRSGERHVLSIVSRALCAPAGAGTTDIRPVLSRIRALRGHAVILLLSDFLHRPSLREAPVCRRLAACARKHDLRAVRLEVAPAAVAGGRAFVAGRDAETGAPILRAVGRFSGGVCDAVRTAEHLTGCGVRHVHMYATDDWFRPLCALLASGRPAARGPRRDEAAI